The following coding sequences are from one Amphiprion ocellaris isolate individual 3 ecotype Okinawa chromosome 19, ASM2253959v1, whole genome shotgun sequence window:
- the igfals gene encoding insulin-like growth factor-binding protein complex acid labile subunit, which produces MKLSSFTDKSNGNEWVNSTHSEYDFKKKGLGAWQRFHSVYKQLHKGQSFSILQAHHLKLRPLRRAGMQTFVLLVVWVLGTSLVLPDPDTAGDKATEEPIPCSKGCTCLHDDYSLELNMYCSARNFTQVPTDMPTSTHSLWLDGNLFTSLPPVSFRDLSNLDFLNLQSGQLMTIDAQAFKGLRSLAHIHLERNRLRVLPGIIFQNTPNLASLSLHNNQLSRIEERLFAGLSHMWLLNLGWNSLTVLPETAFQDLQGLRELILAGNRLAYLQPQLFQNLVELKELDLTGNYLKNIKANVFVKLTKLQKLYLAQNQIVTVVPRAFVGMKSLRWLDLTNNKLTSLHEDTFLGLHSLHVLRLSNNSITGIRPRTFRDLQYLEELRLSYNKIRALGERIFEGLGHLEVLELEHNQVQEAQVGSFTGLSHVAVINLSGSCFHSLPDHVFKGLPKLHSLHLDRGCLTRITAKAFTGLSGLRRLFLQHNNISVVEYQSFVDLVGLLGLDLSFNKLEVLTTNTFSGLKNLEYLLLSNNDCRQFLQNGTKQLLPRLRYLDLRANAMTNLVPDFSDSTEKLLLSGNRWRCDCSALPLRNYSLKNPLVIPRRVETHAEGEEPDTTITIYNNITCTSPARLAGQDLRDVDSELFQSC; this is translated from the exons ATGAAACTGTCCTCCTTTACAGACAAGTCTAATGGAAATGAATGGGTTAATAGTACACATTCCGAgtatgactttaaaaaaaaaggcttggGGGCTTGGCAGAGATTCCATTCAGTATACAAACAATTGCACAAGGGTCAGTCATTCAGTATTCTGCAGGCTCACCACCTTAAATTGAGACCTCTGAGAAG AGCTGGTATGCAGACCTTTGTGCTGTTGGTTGTGTGGGTACTGGGGACATCACTGGTGCTGCCAGACCCGGACACAGCAGGAGACAAGGCGACAGAAGAACCCATTCCCTGTTCTAAAGGGTGCACCTGTCTGCATGATGACTACAGCTTGGAGCTCAACATGTACTGCAGTGCTCGGAACTTCACACAAGTACCAACGGACATGCCGACATCCACCCATTCCCTCTGGCTGGATGGCAACTTGTTCACCTCCCTCCCCCCAGTATCCTTCAGGGATCTTAGCAATCTGGATTTTTTGAACCTGCAAAGCGGCCAGCTCATGACAATCGATGCTCAGGCTTTTAAAGGCCTTCGGTCACTCGCGCACATCCATCTTGAGCGAAATCGCCTCCGGGTGTTACCAGGTATAATCTTCCAGAATACACCTAACCTTGCTTCACTTAGTCTGCATAACAACCAGCTCAGCCGCATTGAAGAAAGACTGTTTGCAGGACTCTCCCACATGTGGCTTCTCAACCTCGGGTGGAACTCACTAACAGTCTTGCCAGAAACTGCTTTCCAGGATCTACAAGGTCTACGAGAGCTCATCCTCGCTGGGAACAGACTTGCTTACTTGCAGCCACAGCTCTTCCAAAATCTTGTCGAGCTTAAAGAGCTGGATCTGACCGGAAATTACCTGAAGAACATCAAAGCAAATGTGTTTGTTAAGCTCACAAAGCTTCAAAAGCTTTATTTGGCCCAGAATCAGATTGTGACAGTGGTACCGAGAGCTTTTGTAGGCATGAAGTCACTCAGATGGCTGGATCTGACGAACAACAAGCTGACTTCTCTGCATGAGGACACGTTCTTGGGTCTGCACAGTCTTCATGTACTGCGTCTTTCCAACAACTCCATCACTGGAATTCGACCCAGGACTTTCCGCGATCTTCAGTACTTGGAAGAACTACGACTCAGTTACAACAAGATTCGAGCTCTGGGGGAGAGAATCTTCGAAGGGCTCGGTCATCTGGAGGTCTTGGAGCTGGAACACAATCAAGTGCAGGAGGCACAAGTGGGCAGCTTCACGGGCCTCTCTCATGTAGCCGTCATCAACCTGTCTGGAAGCTGCTTCCACAGTCTGCCAGACCATGTGTTCAAAGGTCTGCCCAAGCTGCACAGCCTGCATTTGGACAGAGGTTGCCTAACAAGGATCACAGCCAAAGCTTTTACTGGACTCTCTGGTTTGCGGAGGCTTTTCTTGCAACACAACAATATCTCTGTGGTGGAATACCAAAGCTTTGTAGACCTGGTAGGCCTGCTGGGACTGGACTTGAGTTTCAACAAACTGGAGGTTCTCACAACCAACACATTCTCTGGTCTCAAGAATCTGGAGTACCTGCTGTTGTCCAACAACGATTGCCGACAGTTTTTGCAGAACGGCACAAAGCAGCTGCTTCCAAGGCTGCGCTATCTAGACCTCAGAGCTAACGCCATGACAAATCTGGTCCCCGATTTCTCTGACAGTACAGAAAAACTTTTGCTGTCTGGAAACCGGTGGAGATGTGACTGCAGCGCCCTCCCACTCAGAAACTACAGCTTGAAGAATCCACTGGTGATACCTCGACGAGTGGAAACCCACGCAGAGGGTGAAGAACCCGACACGACTATCACCATATACAACAACATCACATGCACCAGCCCAGCGCGTCTAGCTGGTCAAGACCTGCGGGATGTGGATAGCGAACTATTCCAAAGCTGCTAA